In Isosphaera pallida ATCC 43644, the sequence AGCCAAAATCCGCCGCTGCGACGGTTTGAGGCCGTCGCGGGCGTCCGGCAAGGCGCGGCTGACAATAACCGACATCGCGTAGGTGAGGTAACTCTCTTTGAGTTCCTCCTCGATGTTCAGCGGCAGCGGCTCCCGGGGTTCCGACGGCGGCGGGGTTGCGACGGCGATGGACACGTCCTCAATTCCTCTCGACTCGATCCCACTTCATGGCTCGACGCGCTTGTGCCCATCAAGACCACGTCACTGCTTGGTCGATTGTACACGATCACCCCTTCCCAATTCAACCGGTCCGCGTCTCGGTGGAGATGGTTCTGGACTCGCGCGCTGCGCCATTGGATTTGCCGCGTTCGACCCCGGGAATGACGGTGGCGGGGTCATCGGGCAGTTCGACCGAGCCGACGGTGGAACAGACTTCCAGACGTTGGCGGCTTTGGTCGATCAGGTGGCCGACGTAAGCCATTTCCTGAAGGCTAGTGTGAATCGCCAGACGGGTTTCCCCCAGAAGTTGCACACTGGCTCCCAGCAGCGAAGCGCACCCACACAAACCCAAAATCACCACTGGCCAATCGAAGCTCCAGGAGAGGGCGGCCGTCACGCCGATGGCCACTCCGGTGGAAAGCAATAGCGCGATGCCAGTATAAATGAGAGTCAAAGCGGATCGAAGTTTCACCACGCGCCGTCCCAATCGCGACAATTGATCAATGATGACCCGTAAACGAGTGTTGTCTATCGGTTCGGAGGAACTGTGTCGAGTCATCGACTCCACTTCAGCGCTGAGTTGGCGAACCCGGTCCACCACTCGGCTCAACCGCGTCGAAGTCGAGGCCGCCAACGAGGACGAGCCGGTGAGCAACAACGCGGGGGTGATCATCGCCGTGAGAACTTCGAGCGCGTAGGACTTCCCCACGCTGGAGAGCAACTCGCCAGACATGAACTTATCCCTTGATGAGCATAGTCATTAAAGTGTGGGGAAGTGGAAACGACGCGGCCAAAGCGGTGACTGCATGAGTCAAGCCGACCAACCGAGCTGGTGGGGCGACTCAGTTGTTCCTGGGGGGTTCTCGACGGCACGCGACGCTTGATCACGTCAGACCACCATTATTCCGACTCGTCGCGGTTCAGACGGGGCGCAGGCACGTCGGCCACGGCGTCACGGGGCAGGGCGGCAACGAAGCGCCTGAGAGTCAACTCCAAACGCTCGACCACCTCGGGGTGGCTTTCGGCCACATTGTCGCGTTCCCAGCGGTCCTCGGGCTTGCGGTAAAGCTGGGTGGGACGTGGCGGACCATCGGCGTCCGGATCGATCGGCAGGATCAGCAACCAGTCGCGGGTCCGAATGGCGTATTCTTCGGCGTCCATTCCCATGCAGGCGAATTCTCGAACCGAATGGATCCGTCCTCTAGCCAGTGGGAGCAGGTCTTTGCCGTGCAATGGGTCCACTTGGTCGCGGATTTCGCTTCGCGGAGCGTCCCAATCCGCGTCCCCAATCGAGTTGGACCGGGTCGCGTCTTTGGGGGCGGCTTCCCCATCCTCGTCCAAAGCGCCCGGAGGCCGGATGCCTAAGGCCGACAGAATCGTAGGGGCGAGATCGACCGCCTGAGTCAGCGCGTCCACCCTTCGACCCGCCTCGGCCGCGCCCGGCAAGCGGAGAATCAACGGGGTGTGGATCAATTCCTCGTGCAACCAGGGCAGGTAACGCCTCACAAAGTCATGTTCGCCCAGTGGTTCGCCCTGGTCAGCGGTGAAGAGGATCAGACTGTCTTCGGTGCGTCCCGTGGATTCCAAGGTCTCGAAAAGGCGTCCCAGACAATGGTCGAGGAAAGCGACGGCCCCGGCGTAGGTTTTGCGGAGTCGGAGCAGTTCGGCGTCGGAGATTACGTCGCCGACCCAACCGGCAGGCACGTCGATGAGGGCGCGGATTTCCTCGGGCGATTCGTCGAACGAAGGGTCATCCACCAGGTCACCCTCCTGGTCGGCTCGGAAATCCTCAGGGTCGAGGGTAACGTAACGGTCACGGAAGGCCTCAGGCGCGTCCCAGGGACCATGAGGCGCGAAAAGGTCGATCCACAACAGGAACGGGTCAGGGCGTGGTCCCAGGCGCTCCAAACATTGGCAAGCCGCCGCCACGGTTCGCGCAACGGGGAACCCTTCGGGGCGGCGTTCAGGGTTGAACACCGCTCGATTGCGTAAGAATTGCTCCCAGCGGGTCTTCCAGAGCGAGCGGTCAGGGTCGTCGCGTTCCGGTAGACGGAACCCCGGTTCGTCCTTGAGCTTGGGTTCAACCCCGCCCAAACGGGGATCGCCGGGCGGGATGAACGGGTCGTAACCTGCGCCCCGGATGAACCGCACCTCGTCGAAGCCCCGAGTCCAACCGCCGGTGGCCGGATCGCGTAGAAACGGGTTGTCGGTGACCAACATACTCATCACGCCCTGGTCCCGGAGCAGATCGCCCAGCATGGTTTCTTCGGCGAGCGGCGCGGTCCACCCCTTGTCGGGGTCGGGGAAGCTGTAGCGCCCGGTCCACCAGGAGCGACGGGTGGGAATCGTGGTGGCGTTCTCAAGGAAGTGGTGATCGAAGACCACCCCTTGGGCCGCCAAACGATCGAGGTTGGGGGTGTGAATCCACGGATTGCCATAGGTTCCCAGATAACCCAGGTGCAACCCGTTGCAAGCGATGACCACGACGTTCATAGCGACATGCTGATCCTTGATTAACTGACATCGAGGAGATGAGGCGGCTTAGAGGCTTTGGCCGTTGGGATGGTCTTCAGGGCTTCGGATGGTTTTCAGGGCCGCAAGGTTGAGGTGGTCGGGAGCGGTAGCGACGAGATTCGGTCAGGCCACCAAGAGCAAGCCGACGGATTCGGGCAGTTGTTCGGCGACGCCGGAGATCACATCTCCCTTCATCGCCTTCCAGAGGGTTCCGCGGCGGGTTGCGCCGAGCATGAGCAGGTCGGCCCCGTGGGTCACGGCCATGTCGAGAATGGCGTCGGGGATGTCGCGGGCCACGCCGTAAAGCAGGCGGATCGGCACGCCTTCCTTCTTGGCCTGTTCGCGCACCTGCTCGAAGAGCTTCAGGGCGTCCTCGTCCTCGTCGAGTTTGGGCGGTTCCACCAGGCCCATTGGCGTGACCGCCAGGTGCCTGAGGAAGAGGATCTGCAATTCGGCGTGACGGTTCTTCGCTTCCTCAAACGCGAACTTGAGCAATCGGGGATTGCCCTGAGTGGCCACCATCACCCGGGCTTTGGGTTTGTAGCCACCGGGCACCATCATCAACCGCTTGGGGCGGGTCTCTAAAGGCTTGCCGTCGGGACCCAGTTCCACCTCGACGCGGCGGGAACGATACGCCAGAATCTCGGGGCGAAACTGTTGGACCTTGTAGCTGGCCCCCGCCAAAACACAGACCAGAACCGCCGAAACCGCGAAGCCGCCCAAGGTGTCGTGAAAGGCGATTTCGACGAAGAGAACCGCGAGAGTCAACACGACTCCCGAAATCACATAGCCGCGGCGGGTCAACTGTCCCAACGGCACGGCGGGGTGAATCGCCATCGTGCCCAGACGCGCTGAGAGACCCGCGGCCAAGACCACCAGGGCGAAACTGCGGGCGTCCGGCTTGTCAAAGACAATTGTGATCTCGATGGCGATGAGCAACAACGTCACCCCGGCCATGAGGATCCGCTCGCCCCGGCGGATGTCCAGCGCCCGATTGGTGGCGATCGAACCGAGGTTGATCCCAATCGCTCCCACGATGCCGATGGCGTACAGGCCGCCTAACGACTCGACATAGGGAAACACCACCACCACAACGGCTGGCACCACCGCTGCGATCACCAGCGGCAGCTTGGGCATCCCGAACCGGTTGAGCCGTCCAAACGCCTCGGGCAATTCTCGGTCGCGCGAAAGCATGAACAGCACGGAGACCAACGCCCCGACCGCGGTGTTGACCGCCGAGAACAGCAACGCCGCAAAACAGACCCCGCTGGCCGCAGCGAACGCCGGTCCCACGTAAGTCTCGGCGATGACCTTGATCATGTCGCCGGTATGAGCCGGCACGAGACCACCGGTCTCGGGATCGAGCCGATACAGCACGTCGTCGGCCAAGGTGAGCATGGCCGCGCAGAGGATCAGGTTCAGCAGCACGATCTCGG encodes:
- a CDS encoding DUF2721 domain-containing protein, which codes for MSGELLSSVGKSYALEVLTAMITPALLLTGSSSLAASTSTRLSRVVDRVRQLSAEVESMTRHSSSEPIDNTRLRVIIDQLSRLGRRVVKLRSALTLIYTGIALLLSTGVAIGVTAALSWSFDWPVVILGLCGCASLLGASVQLLGETRLAIHTSLQEMAYVGHLIDQSRQRLEVCSTVGSVELPDDPATVIPGVERGKSNGAARESRTISTETRTG
- a CDS encoding sulfatase family protein; amino-acid sequence: MNVVVIACNGLHLGYLGTYGNPWIHTPNLDRLAAQGVVFDHHFLENATTIPTRRSWWTGRYSFPDPDKGWTAPLAEETMLGDLLRDQGVMSMLVTDNPFLRDPATGGWTRGFDEVRFIRGAGYDPFIPPGDPRLGGVEPKLKDEPGFRLPERDDPDRSLWKTRWEQFLRNRAVFNPERRPEGFPVARTVAAACQCLERLGPRPDPFLLWIDLFAPHGPWDAPEAFRDRYVTLDPEDFRADQEGDLVDDPSFDESPEEIRALIDVPAGWVGDVISDAELLRLRKTYAGAVAFLDHCLGRLFETLESTGRTEDSLILFTADQGEPLGEHDFVRRYLPWLHEELIHTPLILRLPGAAEAGRRVDALTQAVDLAPTILSALGIRPPGALDEDGEAAPKDATRSNSIGDADWDAPRSEIRDQVDPLHGKDLLPLARGRIHSVREFACMGMDAEEYAIRTRDWLLILPIDPDADGPPRPTQLYRKPEDRWERDNVAESHPEVVERLELTLRRFVAALPRDAVADVPAPRLNRDESE
- a CDS encoding universal stress protein encodes the protein MSGFGERPRELKWYHAGPILFGDWGTSRLYVLGLAFAFNGRASFWMVAAMSLVLIAVGWCYTIACRLFPDGGGVYSSAQQRSQLLAVFGGLLLCADYVVTASLSCLEAFHYLGIKDYTILGILPVDAALAALGILAIGAVNVLGPTKTGTAAMIVAMATVVFTLIIGVACLPYLGNMVVESPFKEGPGRAWVGFTEIILALSGVEAIANMTGVMVQPVGRTAKRAILPVMTEIVLLNLILCAAMLTLADDVLYRLDPETGGLVPAHTGDMIKVIAETYVGPAFAAASGVCFAALLFSAVNTAVGALVSVLFMLSRDRELPEAFGRLNRFGMPKLPLVIAAVVPAVVVVVFPYVESLGGLYAIGIVGAIGINLGSIATNRALDIRRGERILMAGVTLLLIAIEITIVFDKPDARSFALVVLAAGLSARLGTMAIHPAVPLGQLTRRGYVISGVVLTLAVLFVEIAFHDTLGGFAVSAVLVCVLAGASYKVQQFRPEILAYRSRRVEVELGPDGKPLETRPKRLMMVPGGYKPKARVMVATQGNPRLLKFAFEEAKNRHAELQILFLRHLAVTPMGLVEPPKLDEDEDALKLFEQVREQAKKEGVPIRLLYGVARDIPDAILDMAVTHGADLLMLGATRRGTLWKAMKGDVISGVAEQLPESVGLLLVA